From Pseudomonas sp. G2-4:
AATCTCGATGAAATGCACGAAGCATTGATGAGCCTGGCGTGCATCGCCGACAGCGAGGCCAGCGCCCACGTGCCGTGGCTGGATTGGTTGCAGAGGCTGGCCGAGACCGGGCGCGCCAGCCATGTGCAGATCAGCGCCGAACGCGGCCTGTGGGTGGCGCTGGAACGGCTGACGTGTCTGCAAGCGGTGTATCCACAGGCCCAATGGCAACCACCGCTGACGCCTTTGGCCGGTTTCGATGAAGCCTGGGACGGCGACGAAGCCATGGTGGAAGTGCTCCGCGCCCGGCTCAGTGCCTTTGGCCCGCTGCCGTTGAAGGCCATCGCCTACCCGCTGGGGTTGTCGACCTCACAGGTGACCCAGGCACTGGCGCACCTCGAGCAGCAAGGCTACGTGCTGCGCGGGCGGTTCACGCCGGGCACTGGCCAGGAGGAATGGTGCGAGCGGCATTTGCTGGCGCGCATCCATCGCTACACCGTCAAGCGCCTGCGCCGGGAAATCGAGCCGGTGATGTTGCAGGATTTCATGCGGTTCCTGTTCGACTGGCAGCACCTGTCGCCGTCCACCCAAGGCCGGGGCAGCGCCGTACTGCCGTCGATCATCAGCCAGTTCGAAGGCTACCCGGCCGCCGCCTCGGCCTGGGACAGCGACTTGCTGCCGGCACGGATCAAGGACTATTCGCCCAGTTGGCTCGATGAGCTGTGTCGCAGCGGCAAGCTGGTGTGGACGCGCCTGAGCGCTCGCCAGAAGCTTTCGGCCAGTGCCCTGCGCAGCACGCCGGTGGTGTTACTGCCGCGCAGCCAGGTCGCACTGTGGAGCAGCCTGGCCGAGCAAACGCCGATCAGCGAACTGTCGCTCAAGACGCAAAAAGTCCATCAGGCCCTCAGCGAGCATGGCGCGCTATTTTTTGACGAACTGCTGCACGAAGCCCACCTGCTGCGCAGCGAACTGGAAATCGCCTTGCAGGAACTGGTGGGCGCCGGCCTGGTGAATGCCGACAGCTTTGCCGGCCTGCGCGCGTTGATCACCCCCGCCAGCAAGCGCCAGGCCCGCAGCAGTCGGCGCGGGCGCGGGGCGTTTGTCGGCGGCATGGACGATGCCGGGCGCTGGGCCTTGCTGCGCCGTAGTGCGCCCACCCCCGTAGACGGCAACCGACCCGCGTCGACACCGCCCGAAACACTGGAACACATTGCCATGACCCTACTACGCCGTTACGGCGTGGTGTTCTGGCGCTTGCTGGAGCGGGAAGCGGATTGGCTGCCAAGCTGGCGCGAGTTGCTGCGCACCTTTCATCGCCTGGAGGCGCGGGGCGAGATTCGGGGTGGGCGGTTCGTCAGCGGCCTGGCGGGCGAACAATTCGCCCTGCCCGAAGCCATCCCGCTGCTGCGCGAAGTGCGCCGCCGCCCCACCGACAGCAGCCTGGTGGCGGTGTGCGGCGTCGACCCGCTGAACCTGGCCGGCACCCTGCTGCCGGGGACGAAAGTGCCGGCGCTGGCGAGTAATCGGCTGGTGTATCGCGATGGGTTGCCGGTTGCGGCGCAGATCGCTGGCAAGCAGCAGGTGTGGGTGGAGTTGGATGGACTGGGGATGACTGAGGTCAGGAATAAGCTGATCCAGAAAGGTTGAGGGTGTCTGGACGGGCCTCATCGCGAGCAAGCTCGCTCCCACAGTGAACTGTGGTGAACGCAATTTTGCAGCCACCGAAGATCCCCTGTGGGAGCGAGCTTGCTCGCGATGAGGTCATCAGCCCCCACCATAAACCTGATCCATTATTGAGATTGATCAGGCCCCCATCCTCTCCCACAGTTGAACTGTGGTGAACGCAATTTTTGCAGCCACCGAAGATCCCCTGTGGGAGCGAGCTTGCTCGCGATGAGGTCATCAGCCCCCACCATAAACCTGATCCATTATTGAGATTGATCAGGCACCCCATCCTCTTCCCTCGGTTCCTCCACCAACCGTCGCGGCAACATCACCTGCTGTGGATAAGTCTGCGCAAAATGCACCGCCGGGGCGTTATCCACAAGCTTCTTCAAGCGCTGGTTGAACGCCCGGCTCACCGCATACTGACCTCCCGACACCGTGCGGAACTGCGCCGTGAGCACCACGCCGTTGAGGTCCATCTTGTCCACGCCGAACACATCCAGCGGCCCTTGCAGGTTGAACTTGAGGAACGGGTCTTCGGAGATCGAGCGCCCGGCTTCGCGAATCAGCTCGATGGCCTGGTCCACGTCGGTGTCATAGGTGAACTGCACGGAGAAGAACGCGAAGGCAAATTGTCGGGATTGGTTGGTCACGGCCTTGATCTGGCCGAACGGCACCGAATGCACGAAGCCCTTGCCGTCGCGCAGGCGCAGGGTGCGGATGGTCAGTCCCTCGACGGTCCCGGCATGGCCGGAGTCGAGCACCACCCAGTCGCCGATGGACAGCGTGTCCTCGATGATGATGAACAGCCCGGTGATCACGTCCTGCACCAGTTGCTGCGAACCGAAACCGATCGCCAACCCCACCACCCCGGCACCGGCCAGCAACGGCGCGACGTTGATGCCCAGGTTGGCCATGGTGGTGATCGCGCAGATCACCACCAGGATGATTTTCGCCGCATTGCGCAGCAGCGGCAGGATGGTCTTGATCCGGGTGCTGGGCTGGCGAGCCCCACGTTTGTTCAGGGGTGGTTTCAAGGCTTCCTGGATCGCGGTGTCGAGCACCACCCAGGTGAGCCAGGTCATCAGGAAAATCAGGCCGATGCGGCTCAAGGAATCACTGATCGCCCTGCCTATGGCATTGCGCGAGGCGAACTCGAACAGCGAAATCCCCCAGATCCGTCCGAGGATTTCAATGAACGCCACTGCCATGGCGATCCGCAACAACGCATGCAGCAAGCTCAACAGGCGGCCCTTATAGGCGCTGCTACGCTGGATGGCCTCGGCCTTGGGCGACTTGAAGATGTGCTGGAACACCGTGCTGAGGAACACCATCGCAATCAGCAGGATCGTGGTGAACAGCGCGCAGCGCAGGGCCTTCTGGTTGTCTTCGCCAACGCCAATCAGGCTTACCGCCGAGACCAACACCATCAACAGGATCGGCCAGTACCAAAGCCCGGAAAAGATCCGCAGCGACTCCTGCAGGGCTGGCTGCTTCAAACGCTGGGCCAGCGGTCGGTTGCGGATCAGGTGCGCCACCGGCCGGCGCAGGCGAATCACCAGCCAGCCGAAGATCACCGAGGCGAACAAGCCGGTGAATACCGCGATACTGCTGGTGATGTTGCCGCCCAGTTGCCGGGCGATCTGCGGGCTGGTCAGGGCATCGCTGAGGGCGGCGAGAAAGCCGATCATGAACAGCGGCCTGGGGCTCAGGCGACGGATCATCGCCACTGCCCGGCGTTTGTGGCCGACGTTGAACATCACGATCACGCACAGCAGCACCGACGTGGAGAAGATGCCGCTGCTGGTGGCGTAGGCGAAACACAGCGCCAAGGCACGCCCCACCGAGACTTGGAGGAAATGGCTGACGTACAGGGTCAGCGGCAGGCAGACCAGTGCCGGTACGGTATAGGGCAGCAGGTAACCGAGCAGGTCCCGGACCCGCTGGCGGCTGCGTAGCCAGCGGCGCGGGCCCAGGTGTCGCACCAGCAGCCGCGCCGCAGTCCAGATCAAGGCAAAAGCCCCGATCCAGACGCTCGATAACAACAGGAAGTCCCCCGCCACCCGCCAGGATGAACGGGAGGTCTGGTCCACCAGGCGGTCCACCTCATCCGCCGCCCGATCCGCCCGCAAGCGCCAGGCATCCACCAGGCTCTGGTTGAGGTCGAGTTTGTCCTGGACGTCGTCGATGCTCGAACTGATGGCGCCCAACAAGCCGCCCTGCACCAGCGGCTCGGGTTCGGCGGGGGCCTCACTGGGTTTCGAGGTGCCGGGAATAGCGGCGGTCCCGTAGGCACTGGTGCCGGTCAGCGCCAGCAACACCAAAAGGAATGCGGTACTCAATCGAGACAAAACGCGAGGCTCCTTCACACAGGTTCGGTAAGGAACTGATCAATTATGGGCCGGCAAGTTCGCCCGCAAGACCAATACCAAACCCCGTGGCGAGGGAGCTTGCTCCCGCTGGGCTGCGCAGCAGCCCCAAAACAGGGCCGCTGCGCGCCCCAGCGGGAGCAAGCTCCCTCGCCACAAAAAACAAAAGTGCTCTCCCTCATGTGGGAATACCCCCTCCCCACAATGACCGCCCCGCCCCCACCGCCGGTAAGCCCATCGAAACTTTCCACGCCCCCCGGCAGTCATCACAAAACACAGGCTGCACGAGGTCATTGGCACGGGAGGGACACATGACGGCGATACACATTGGCATTTCCGGTTGGCGTTACACGCCCTGGCGGGGGGATTTCTACCCCAAGGGCCTGCCCCAGAAGCGGGAATTGCAATTTGCCTCGCGAGCGGTCAACAGCATCGAAATCAATGGATCGTTCTACGCCCTGCAACGCCCCGAGCGGTATGCCCAGTGGTACGCCGAAACGCCGCCCGGCTTCGTGTTCAGCGTCAAGGCCCCGCGTTTCATCACCCACATCAAGCGCCTGCGGGATATCCGCAAGCCGCTGGCCAACTTCTTCGCCTCCGGCGTGCTGGAGCTCAAGGAAAAACTGGGGGCGATCCTCTGGCAGTTTCCTCCCAGCTTCAAATTCGACCCAGAGCTGTTCGAAGACTTTCTCAAGCAACTGCCCCACGACACCGAAGGCGCTGCCGCCCTGGCCGGTGAGCACGAACCGCGCCTGGACGGCCACGCCAGCACCAAGACCGATAAAAAACGCCCGCTGCGCCATGCCGTCGAAATCCGTCATGAGAGTTTCATCGACCCGGACTTCATCACCTTGCTCAAGCGCTACGACATCGCCCTGGTGATCGCCGATACCGCCGGCAAGTGGCCCTATCGCGAAGACGTCACCAGTGATTTCGTCTACCTGCGCCTGCACGGCGCCGAGGAGCTGTACGCCAGTGGTTATACCGACGCGGCGTTGAAACGCTGGGGCGACCGGATCGAAGCCTGGAGCCACGGCAAGCAGCCCGCCGACGCCCACCTGATCGACCCGAAAAAGAAACCCCGGGCGCGCAAGAGCCGGGAAGTGTTCTGCTATTTCGACAATGACATCAAAGTCCGCGCGCCCTATGACGCGCGCCACTTGCTGGAGCACTTCGACCTGGACAAGGACCTCGCCACCACACCCGGTGAGCGCCCGGCCGAGGGAGTATTGCCATGAGCATTCCAGAATCCACCGAAGCGACCCACGATCCGACCCAGCACCTGGCCCAGGACGTCGAGCGGATCAACCGTTTCACCGTGCTGACGGTCAACACCCACAAGGGCTTCACCGCCCTGAACCGGCGTTTCATCCTCCCGGAACTGCGCGAAGCAGTGCGCAGCGTGTCCGCCGATGTCGTGTTCTTGCAGGAAGTGCACGGCACCCATGAACACCACCCCCAGCGCTACAACAATTGGCCGAGCATGCCGCAATACGAATTCCTCGCCGACAGCCTCTGGCCGCAATTCGCCTACGGGCGCAATGCGGTATACCCGGCGGGCGATCACGGCAATGCGCTGTTGTCGAAATTCCAGATCATCCGCCACGACAACATCGACATGTCCATCAGCGGCCATGAAACCCGCGGCATGCTCCACAGCGTGCTGCGTCTGCCGGGCAGCGACGGGCTGGAAATCCATGCCATTTGCGTGCACCTGGGGTTGCGCGAAGGTCATCGCGTCGAGCAACTGAAACTGCTTGGCCAGCGTTTGAGTGAACTGCCGCCCGAGGCGCCGGTGATCGTCGCCGGGGACTTCAATGACTGGCGCGGCAAGGCCAGTGAGTTGCTCGAGCCCTGTGGCCTGCGGGAAGTGTTCGCCGAACAGCTGGGCAAGCCGGCCCGCAGCTTCCCAGCACGCCTGCCGATTCTGCGCCTGGACCGCATCTACGTGCGCAACCTCAAGGCCCATCACCCCAAAGTGTTGAGCGTACGCCCCTGGTCGCACCTGTCCGACCATGCACCGCTGTCGGTGGAGATTGAATTATGAGCGCGACGATGGACAAGGCGACGGTGGAACAGATCGAGGTTCCGCCCACCGAGGGCAATCCGGCGCTGACCGATATCGAATACGGCTGGCACGGCAATAACCGCGTCACGCTGCTGGAAAACGGCGAGGAATATTTCCCCCGGGTTTTCGAAGCCATTCGCCGCGCCGAGAGCGAAATTCTGCTGGAGACCTTCATCCTGTTCGAGGACAAGGTCGGCAACGAACTGCGCGACCTCTTGGTGGATGCCGCCCACCGCGGCGTACGCATCACCGTCAGCCTCGACGGCTTCGGCTGCGGTGAGCTGACCACCGAATTCCTGGCGTCGTTGAGCGGCGCCGGCGTGCGCCTGCAAATGTTCGATCCCGCCCCCCGGCACTTGGGGTTTCGCACCAACTGGTTCCGGCGCCTGCACCGCAAGATCGTGGTGGTGGACGGGGTGATTGCGTTTATCGGCGGGATCAATTTTTCCGCTGATCACCTGGGTGATTTCGGCCCCGAGGCCAAGCAAGATTACTCCGTGGAGATCAAAGGCCCGGCGGTGGTGGATATCCATCACTTCGCGCTGTTGCAGAGCGGCCGGCCTTCGCGGGCCAAATACTGGTGGCAACGGCGCCGCAGCCGTCGCAACGAGCTGGCTTTCAACGATCATGACGGCCAGGTGCGCCTGGTCTATCGCGACAACCACGAGCATCAGACCGACATCGAAGAGGTCTACCTGCAAGTACTGCGCAGCGCCCAGCGGCGTGTGGTGATCGCCAATGCCTATTTCTTCCCTGGCTACCGGTTGCTGCGGGAAATCCGTAATGCGGCCCGGCGTGGCGTAGAGGTGCGGCTGATTCTGCAGGGCCAGCCGGACATGATGATCGCCAAGCTCGCGGCGCGGATGCTTTACAACTACCTGCTCAAAGCCGGCGTGGTGATCTACGAATACTGCGAGCGCCCGTTGCACGGCAAAGTCGCGTTGGTGGATGAGGATTGGAGCACCGTCGGCTCGAGCAACCTCGACCCGCTGAGCCTGTCCCTGAACCTGGAAGCCAACGTGCTGATCCGTGACCGGGGATTCAATCGCGAACTGTTCCAGCGTCTCGATCATCTGAGCCGCAACCACTGCACCGTCATGCCTGAGAATCAAGCCCCCCGGGGCCTGCTGTGGCGCATGACCATCGGTTTCATGGTGTTCCACTTCTTGCGCCACTTTCCGGCCTGGGCCGGCTGGCTGCCGGCCCATAAACCACGTCTGAAACCTTTTTCGCCGCCGACGGCGGTTCGGAGCGAACCCCATGAACCACTCTGAAGCGCACACCGCGCCGGGAGATGCCCACGCACCGGAGCAGGCCAAACCGGTGTCGCGCTGGAGCCGCTGGAAAAGACCATTGACCCTGGCCTTCTTCCTGCTGCTGATCGTGCTGTTCACGACCCTGGCCCGACGCATCGACTGGTCGGAAGTGTTCGCCACCCTGGCGGACTTCAAGGTGCGTACCTTGATCATCGCTGGCGCGTTGACCATTACCAGTTTCATTACCTACGCCTGCTTCGACCTGATCGGCCGCACCTACATCCGGCAAAAGCTGGGATGGCGGCAGATCTTGCCGGTGGGGGTGATCAGCTATGCGTTCAACCTCAACCTCAGCGCCTGGGTCGGCGGCATCGCCATGCGCTATCGACTGTATTCGCGGCTGGGGGTCAGCACCGGCAACATCGCCAAGATCCTCGGCCTGAGCCTGGCCACCAACTGGTTCGGCTACATGACCTTGGCCGGCGCGGTGTTCAGCAGCGGCCTGGTCACAATGCCGCCGGGCTGGAAACTGAGCAGCGGGGCGCTGCAAGGCGTGGGAGTGCTGTTGTTGCTGGTGAGCGCCGGTTATCTGGTGGCCTGTCGGTTTTCCAAGCGGCGGGCCTGGACGATTCGCGGCATGGAAATCAACCTGCCGTCGTTGCGCATGGCCATGCTGCAACTGGCCCTGGGGGCGCTGAACTGGTCGCTGATGGCGGCGGTGATCTTCACCTTGTTGCCAGGCAAACTGGATTATCCGATGGTGCTCGGGGTGTTGCTGATCAGCAGCATTGCCGGGGTCATCACCCACATTCCGGCGGGGCTTGGGGTATTGGAGGCGGTGTTCATTGCTCTCCTGCAACACGAAGTGTCCCGGGGCAGCCTGTTGGCGGGGCTGATCGCCTACCGGGCGATCTACTTCATTTTGCCGTTGTTGATCACGGTGGTGATGTATTTGGTGATTGAGGCGAAGGCCAAGGCGTTGCGGGTCAAGTCCGGACCCAGGTAATAGGTCGCTTGGACGGGCCTCATCGCGAGCAGGCTCGCTCCCACAGGGGATTTGTACTGCACATGAGTTATGTGTTCGCAACGGATCAAATGTGGGAGCGAGCCTGCTCGCGATAGGGCCCACACCAGCACCACAAAATCACCGGTCCTGAATAATGCTCAACCGTTCTCCCACCACCATCTCCGTGATCCAGTCCACTAGGATCGAGGTGTAGGCCTGTTGTGAGACAGGGTCGCTCAGGGCATGGTCGGCGCCGTCGATGATCCGGTGGGTCAACGAATGGGTCTGCTGGCACGCGGCGCGGTAGCTCATGATGGTGGCGTGGGGGACGTGATCGTCGGTTTCCGACTCCACCAGCAGCACATCGCCGGTGAACTGCGAGCAGGCATGCAAGGCGCGGTTGGTGTCGGCGTGCACCAGGGTGCTGCGATAATCCAGCAGGTCGCTCTTGTCGAGGTCGCGCTTGGGCGTGTGCCATTGCTCGTCGCGGTACAGCGCCGGAACCCGCAACGCCAGCCAGCGCACCGGGCGCAGCGATGTCAGGATCGAGGCCAGGTAACCGCCGTAGCTGGTACCCACAACCGCAATCGCCGAGGTGTCCAGCGCCGGGTGCGCGAGCAGCCGGTCGTAGGCCGTCAGCAGATCCCGCAAGTTGTCCTCCCGCGTCACCCGTGACAGCGGAATGCCCGCCCCGCCGGTGTGCCCGCGCAAGTCAAAGGTCAAACACACGCAACCCAGGCCGGCGATGCCTTTGGCCCGCTCCAGGTCACGCTCCTGGCTGCCGCCCCAACCGTGCACGAATAACACGCCAGGCACCTTCGACTTGGGGCTCAGGAAGGTCCCGTTCATGTGTTCATCGTCGATCTTGATCTGAATGGTTTCGCTTCTAGCCGTCATAGGAATGAACCGTTACGTATTTAAGAAGGAAGTCTCCATTGTGCGCCTCGCCGCGATACACCTCGGTGGCCCCGGGGGGCAGCGGCTGGTCGGTGTAGGTTTCCACCGAGGACACGCGAACCGCGTTGGTCGATGGGTCCTCGACGAATACCTGCAACGCCGCCAGCTCCGCACTGCTCGCTCCGCCCATGCGCCACGATTGCTCCAGCACACCGCCCCGGGGCTGGCCGGCGGCGTCAAGGCCCTGGGCAATGTCGTAATTGCGCCGCGAGGCGAAGAAACCGGGGTAGGCCTGGTTGGCGGCGTCATCGAAGACCTGGGCCAGGCGCACCGCCTCACGCACGTCGTCGGGCAGCTCAAGCTTGAGCAATTCGATGTAGCCGCCCTGCACCACCAGCAGATCCGAGCCGCCGTAGACTTCCAGGCCTTCGCTGTCCCGGGTCAGGTGTTGCACGCCGCAATAGCTGAGGACCTTGCCGTCGATGAAGCTCTGGCCGACGCTCTGGGTCTGGACCTCACTGAGGTTCTGCTCCAGCACCACCCCGTCGCGAAACAGCGCCTGGGCGTCCGGCGCGGCAACGACTTCATCGAACTGCGCCAAGCTCTTGATTACACGCTGGTCGCGCCCGGCACAAGCATGCACAGGCTTGAGGCGGATCGCTCCGGAGTACAGCAAATGCTCGGCGGCCGGACGCGCGTCCTTGAGTGCGAAGACACTCACGCCATCGAGCACGGCGCCACGGGTAAGCTTGGCAAACAGTGGCGACCAGCCTTGGGGCGCCACGGCATCCTTATTCAACAGACCGTGGGTAATCGCCTTGGTGCAGATAAAATCATGCTCGACATAACCGCCCCATAAATCCTCCGGGCCCTTGACGCCCAAGCGCGACGCAGTTTCGGCTCCGATCAAGGTTTGCGTAGGCACCAGATATACATCACGCCCGGCATGTTGCTGGTCGTCATAACTGCCGCCGTACTCAAAGCCTAGGATCTGCGCCAGCCAACGGGCCAGTGCGCGATTGGTTTCGACTTCATGGAGCGGTGCGTGAGGGTTGACCGAGTGGGCCATTACCGCTTTGTTGCGATTGACTGACGTCATGCGATGCCCTTTATCTGTGCTCGACGGCGGTAGATAAGGGAGGTGCAGGGATCAGGCCAACGGTGTTCGGCCCGGGAGGATCAAGGAAACGGGCGGATTGGTGGGAGTTGATAGCACCTGGCCTGTTTTATTCTGCACGACCTGCGTCCGCCATCCCGCAAATTGCACGATGGAATGCAAATCCCCGTGGCGAGGGAGCTTGCTCCCGCTGGGGTGCGAAGCGCCCCCATAAAACCGACGCTTGCAATGGGCCTGCTGCGCAGTCCAGCGGGAGCAAGCTCCCTCGCCACAGGTGTCGGTCTCAGCTTTTTGAAACACCCGGCGGACTCACCCCAAACTTCGCCCGATAATCACTCGGCCCCAGCCCGGTAATTTTCTTGAAGGTGGCTCGAAACGCACTCGGATCCTGGTAGCCGACGGTCCAGGCGATGTGATCGATGGTGCCATTGGTGAGCTCCAGCATTTCCCGGGCCTTGCCGACGCGCAGGTGCTGGCAGTATTCGGTGGGCTTGAGGCCGGTGGCAGCGCGAAACCGGCGCAGGAAGGTGCGCTCTTCCAGACCGGCCCGTTCAGCCATCGCGCCGAGGGAGACGTCTACCGCGCCGCTGCTCTGCAACCAATGCTGAACCTTGAGAATCGCCGCATCGCCATGTCCGAGGATAGGGGCAAAGTTACTGCCGCACTGGCTCGCGCTGTCACTGTGCTCGATCACCAGAAATTGCGCGGTGCGCGTGGCAATGCTCGGCCCGAGCAGGCGGTCCACCAAGCGCAACCCGAGTTCCGACCACGCCATCAACCCGGCCGTGGTAATCAAGTCGCCGTCGTCGACGATGGGTTTGTCGGCGTTGAGTTTGATCTTCGGGTAACGCGCGGCGAAGCTCTTGGCCGAGGTCCAGTGGGTGGTGGCGCTGCGGCCGTCGAGCAACCCGCTTTCGGCCAGCAGGATCGAGCCTACGCAAACACCGCCCAATACCGTGCCGCCGGCATGCTGGGCACGCAACCAATCCATCAACGCCTGGGAAACCTGGCCTTCGCTGAAGCCGGCAAGGGATGGCGGAATCAACAACGCAACCAGCTTGCCCGCGGGGCCGGTAGCACTGTCGAAAACGCGCTGCGGCGCCTCATCATCCTCCGCTTGCCAGTGACTCACCCGCAGCTGCGGCAGCAGCGCGCTGGCCTGCTCTGCGGCGATCTGCTGCGCCACCGCAAACAGATCGGTCAAACCGTGCACCGCCGCCAATTGCGCGCCGGGATAGATCAGCACCCCGAGCTCCGCGACGGCCCTTTGCTGCGTCATTGTCAGTTTTCCCTCGCCTATTGTCGTTGCGGCCAATCCTCGAACCGATGGCAAAAGCCAATACTGGCGCCACATCCACCTGATCAAGGAAGCCCTCATGTCCAAGCAAGCGCTCATCGTAGTCGATATCCAGAACGACTACTTCCCCCAAGGAAAATGGCCGTTGGTCGGTGCCGAAGCTGCCGCTGACAATGCCGCACGCTTGATCGAAGCCTTCCGCCAGGCAGGCGATCACGTGGTGCACATCCGCCACGAGTTCACCGACGACGACGCGCCATTCTTCACGCCGGGCTCCGAAGGCGCCAAGCTGCATCCCAAG
This genomic window contains:
- a CDS encoding endonuclease/exonuclease/phosphatase family protein, with protein sequence MSIPESTEATHDPTQHLAQDVERINRFTVLTVNTHKGFTALNRRFILPELREAVRSVSADVVFLQEVHGTHEHHPQRYNNWPSMPQYEFLADSLWPQFAYGRNAVYPAGDHGNALLSKFQIIRHDNIDMSISGHETRGMLHSVLRLPGSDGLEIHAICVHLGLREGHRVEQLKLLGQRLSELPPEAPVIVAGDFNDWRGKASELLEPCGLREVFAEQLGKPARSFPARLPILRLDRIYVRNLKAHHPKVLSVRPWSHLSDHAPLSVEIEL
- a CDS encoding DUF72 domain-containing protein, with product MTAIHIGISGWRYTPWRGDFYPKGLPQKRELQFASRAVNSIEINGSFYALQRPERYAQWYAETPPGFVFSVKAPRFITHIKRLRDIRKPLANFFASGVLELKEKLGAILWQFPPSFKFDPELFEDFLKQLPHDTEGAAALAGEHEPRLDGHASTKTDKKRPLRHAVEIRHESFIDPDFITLLKRYDIALVIADTAGKWPYREDVTSDFVYLRLHGAEELYASGYTDAALKRWGDRIEAWSHGKQPADAHLIDPKKKPRARKSREVFCYFDNDIKVRAPYDARHLLEHFDLDKDLATTPGERPAEGVLP
- a CDS encoding mechanosensitive ion channel family protein, translated to MSRLSTAFLLVLLALTGTSAYGTAAIPGTSKPSEAPAEPEPLVQGGLLGAISSSIDDVQDKLDLNQSLVDAWRLRADRAADEVDRLVDQTSRSSWRVAGDFLLLSSVWIGAFALIWTAARLLVRHLGPRRWLRSRQRVRDLLGYLLPYTVPALVCLPLTLYVSHFLQVSVGRALALCFAYATSSGIFSTSVLLCVIVMFNVGHKRRAVAMIRRLSPRPLFMIGFLAALSDALTSPQIARQLGGNITSSIAVFTGLFASVIFGWLVIRLRRPVAHLIRNRPLAQRLKQPALQESLRIFSGLWYWPILLMVLVSAVSLIGVGEDNQKALRCALFTTILLIAMVFLSTVFQHIFKSPKAEAIQRSSAYKGRLLSLLHALLRIAMAVAFIEILGRIWGISLFEFASRNAIGRAISDSLSRIGLIFLMTWLTWVVLDTAIQEALKPPLNKRGARQPSTRIKTILPLLRNAAKIILVVICAITTMANLGINVAPLLAGAGVVGLAIGFGSQQLVQDVITGLFIIIEDTLSIGDWVVLDSGHAGTVEGLTIRTLRLRDGKGFVHSVPFGQIKAVTNQSRQFAFAFFSVQFTYDTDVDQAIELIREAGRSISEDPFLKFNLQGPLDVFGVDKMDLNGVVLTAQFRTVSGGQYAVSRAFNQRLKKLVDNAPAVHFAQTYPQQVMLPRRLVEEPREEDGVPDQSQ
- a CDS encoding DUF3182 family protein, yielding MTSVNRNKAVMAHSVNPHAPLHEVETNRALARWLAQILGFEYGGSYDDQQHAGRDVYLVPTQTLIGAETASRLGVKGPEDLWGGYVEHDFICTKAITHGLLNKDAVAPQGWSPLFAKLTRGAVLDGVSVFALKDARPAAEHLLYSGAIRLKPVHACAGRDQRVIKSLAQFDEVVAAPDAQALFRDGVVLEQNLSEVQTQSVGQSFIDGKVLSYCGVQHLTRDSEGLEVYGGSDLLVVQGGYIELLKLELPDDVREAVRLAQVFDDAANQAYPGFFASRRNYDIAQGLDAAGQPRGGVLEQSWRMGGASSAELAALQVFVEDPSTNAVRVSSVETYTDQPLPPGATEVYRGEAHNGDFLLKYVTVHSYDG
- a CDS encoding lysylphosphatidylglycerol synthase domain-containing protein — protein: MNHSEAHTAPGDAHAPEQAKPVSRWSRWKRPLTLAFFLLLIVLFTTLARRIDWSEVFATLADFKVRTLIIAGALTITSFITYACFDLIGRTYIRQKLGWRQILPVGVISYAFNLNLSAWVGGIAMRYRLYSRLGVSTGNIAKILGLSLATNWFGYMTLAGAVFSSGLVTMPPGWKLSSGALQGVGVLLLLVSAGYLVACRFSKRRAWTIRGMEINLPSLRMAMLQLALGALNWSLMAAVIFTLLPGKLDYPMVLGVLLISSIAGVITHIPAGLGVLEAVFIALLQHEVSRGSLLAGLIAYRAIYFILPLLITVVMYLVIEAKAKALRVKSGPR
- the clsB gene encoding cardiolipin synthase ClsB — translated: MMSATMDKATVEQIEVPPTEGNPALTDIEYGWHGNNRVTLLENGEEYFPRVFEAIRRAESEILLETFILFEDKVGNELRDLLVDAAHRGVRITVSLDGFGCGELTTEFLASLSGAGVRLQMFDPAPRHLGFRTNWFRRLHRKIVVVDGVIAFIGGINFSADHLGDFGPEAKQDYSVEIKGPAVVDIHHFALLQSGRPSRAKYWWQRRRSRRNELAFNDHDGQVRLVYRDNHEHQTDIEEVYLQVLRSAQRRVVIANAYFFPGYRLLREIRNAARRGVEVRLILQGQPDMMIAKLAARMLYNYLLKAGVVIYEYCERPLHGKVALVDEDWSTVGSSNLDPLSLSLNLEANVLIRDRGFNRELFQRLDHLSRNHCTVMPENQAPRGLLWRMTIGFMVFHFLRHFPAWAGWLPAHKPRLKPFSPPTAVRSEPHEPL
- a CDS encoding GlxA family transcriptional regulator produces the protein MTQQRAVAELGVLIYPGAQLAAVHGLTDLFAVAQQIAAEQASALLPQLRVSHWQAEDDEAPQRVFDSATGPAGKLVALLIPPSLAGFSEGQVSQALMDWLRAQHAGGTVLGGVCVGSILLAESGLLDGRSATTHWTSAKSFAARYPKIKLNADKPIVDDGDLITTAGLMAWSELGLRLVDRLLGPSIATRTAQFLVIEHSDSASQCGSNFAPILGHGDAAILKVQHWLQSSGAVDVSLGAMAERAGLEERTFLRRFRAATGLKPTEYCQHLRVGKAREMLELTNGTIDHIAWTVGYQDPSAFRATFKKITGLGPSDYRAKFGVSPPGVSKS
- a CDS encoding alpha/beta fold hydrolase — its product is MTARSETIQIKIDDEHMNGTFLSPKSKVPGVLFVHGWGGSQERDLERAKGIAGLGCVCLTFDLRGHTGGAGIPLSRVTREDNLRDLLTAYDRLLAHPALDTSAIAVVGTSYGGYLASILTSLRPVRWLALRVPALYRDEQWHTPKRDLDKSDLLDYRSTLVHADTNRALHACSQFTGDVLLVESETDDHVPHATIMSYRAACQQTHSLTHRIIDGADHALSDPVSQQAYTSILVDWITEMVVGERLSIIQDR